The genome window GATAATAATTAAATGCGTATTAGAAGtagttttacatttttttatataaataaatttatggttAGCCTTTTTTACTACTCTACTTTGGATGTTTTAAGATTTTGTTGTATCTTGGAGGCATAGTAAAGCTTAAAAAAAAGTGTCTCCCGCCTCagagtttattttatttctttactaTAAGCATTTTTCTAATAGATACCCACAGCTTGGAAGTACCCCTTTTTGACCCACAGCTTGAAAGTATTACTTTATGCCCATAAGAAGTTGTTTATCTCTTTTATGTCTCTCGACCATCTCGGTATACCACCACCCATGGTTTCCTTATAAATCGAGATTTCACTCTTGAGCTTCTTGATCTCTACACACAACACTTCTACTAGTGCCTCAAGGGCTTAGTTATTGTAGACAATCACTCCTAGATTGatctatattatttaaattatttatttaatgagaTTGACTCACATTATTTAAAGAGGTCTAACTAATTATATATTCTTATcgtttttttgttatttttcatattatttataattttaaatctatattttGTTTGAGCTTCTTGATCTCTACGCACAACACTTCTACTAGTGCCTCAAGGAAATTTTGTCAATGTTAgggttgaaattttatttgtattaaagatGTTTTGGCTGTTAACTTAAAGGAGTCGCATTTTCTATTATCTTTTTAACTTAGTTGTTAGCTTCTTCTCcatttttaggttttagttCTTTACTTTTTCGAGCTTAGTTGTTTTAGTGGtagttttatcaatttttttactgtagcttttcttctttttacaaTTAGATACTCAagctttcctttgttttttgaTTTCTCTTCAAGTCCTTTAATATATTTAAGCTTTTTTGAACTTTAAAAGTGTAAAACTCCTAACTTTAGTTGTGTTTTATTCTCTATTGTTGTTGCTATAATCTTCTCCAAAGAACCCATCAAAAGCCCCAAAGATTTCTCTAACCttgcttttatgtttttttttcaatgaatCATCTGAGCATGTATTTGGCTAATATTGTTGTGTTGATGATGGCTAGTAACTAAACTTTATGGTGCTTGGTTGATGGAAATGTTGCATATTTAGTTTTTgggttagggactaaattgtaaaaactggattaaatcaaataaacttcaaaaCCTAGAATTGATGTCTTTATGTGAACATTTAGATAtgtgagaccgagaggagagCCTATTGAGAACCAATTTGATTGTCCCGATTTAGCTTGGTGAGGTTAATAGACAAACTAGACTAAATCATCTAATTTAGTAAAATGGTGAGCGTGAGGTAAAATTGAACCAATTAGGAGTTCAAACCATTTGTATCTCTAATCCAAGAATTAATGAGCAACATGGAAGTCAACCAACCACTTTAActctttgaattaatttttgcaCACTTTGGATtactttgcaatttagtctttttaggTAGTAGATAGTGTAATTACCCTTGACAATGATTTGTTGTAATATAATACTTAGTGAGTAGCTAGCTAGACTTCTTGTTTGCATGCATTTTCATTGTTGATCACCTTATCACTCGAACTCTTTTGGGTTCAATCTTCGGAATACTCTGTGTTCTGTTCtattgtaacaaaaaaaaaatactacaaTTGACTTATCACACTTGCAAATAGCCGCTATAGTTCTTATTGTATTTGTGTTGATTCCATAGCCTCGGTGCATGCCATGCCGAGGCGCGGTCAGGAAATTCAAAACAGTAAATCACATGTGATTTATTGCATGTCTCAAGACATAACCTCCCAATAGCTATATAACAAGTCTCGAGACATTTTGGAAAATCTCGAGACATACATTGCAGGGACAATTTTTAAGCTCAAATTTAATACTTGCAACGGTTTGATTTCATCCCCAATGGTCATAAATGTCTACAAACTTGTTCCTTGGTATAAATAGTCTTCAGGATTCAAGAGAAAAACCTcaaatcctttatttttttcattttctcttgtaCGTATCTCTAGGAACTTATTGTTAGGTCTTTTATCATTCTCATTTCCATTCTTTGAGAGAGCCAACACTTGTAAACACACACTTTTGAGAGGTCCTCATTGCTTACATCCTTTCTCTTGGCTGTAAAGAGTATACTTAAGGTTTTTGAAATACAAAGccttaaaaggattaaaaaagATTTTAGTTGAGCCATAAAAATTAAGAAGGATTTTAGTTAAGCCATTAAAACTAGGAGAAATGTTCTATCTTAGCCTTGTGAAAAAATAGAgattgtaaatgttatatattttcattgaaAGGTAACAATTCAAGTATAATTGTAATATCCCTTCGCTACTTAGACACGTGTCAGTAAGACAGAATGTGTTGACTTTCCTTTTGACTCCACTTAACGTGGTGTCCTAGTTGACCACCCAACTAGACTAGAGGAATGACATCCTTCCTTTACCAGGACCATCTGCTAGCAAACACTCCTAGCGAGTCCTTCCACTCATTGATAATGAGATAATCGTTTGCTTCTAAGGCACTCGCTTTTAGGTGTTGACCCACCTCAAATGTGAACGTACTTTTAATACATTAAGGGGCCATTTAGGTGTAATAACCTCGTACTGATTAAATTCATAACAAAATGGGTTCCACAATGCATGTCCTTCACGCCCATGAATATCCTTTACGCATTTTTTGTTGAATCTAGTGTCCTAGGTATAGTATATTCGTtttgtatacttgtatttttcaaataatttggtTTAGCAAAATATCCATTGTTTACCTTAATATTCTTTGTTTATTGTCCTTAATGGTTTTTGTACGctaaacaaaatagaaataaatattgattCATTGATTATCTAACATTTCACTAATACTAAGAGGCATTACATGGTCGGATCGTAATATGAAAATTCTTGGTTAAGGTATACCATGTTAGTGGAGGTAGGCATTTGGGGTCGAACCACCATAAATTGAAGTGTCCAAGTTGTTCTCTCTTGTTCTTTTATTCTAAAAcagtttttaacaaattttcaaaatcccaAATCACCCCTCTTGGTATTTTCAGTCTTTCATTATGTATTAGtttatcacatttttttatatagtttagtataattattctattttaaaaaagggttaTGTTTTCGTGTTGTACTCGCTTCGTGTCTTAATTCAtgacaattttttatataatttgtaatactaattcaaattaaaatatattcataattttagtgttgttaatatttttgtcaaaaaattcaatttggcttattaattaagttgtcCTTTTATCTTATAGTGTTATATATGAttgacaataaataaatatattaagttGACAAATTCTAATAGAAACCACCAAAAACAATAATAGTTGCACTAGGATTTTCAAATTGGATAAATAAGAGAATTAAATTCttaacttttaaagtatagagactaaatatcAAATTCTATAAAAGTACGGGGACTGatagcatattttaacattttattaaacatattttaggttaaaaagCCCAGACTACAGCCCATAAACCCTCAGCCCATACAATTGTGCCTTCTTTTCTTTCCCGCCGGCGCCGCTGGTtccttcttctctttctttattttttttttccattttttccgGTGGTTTTCTCTTTATCGGCCACCACGACTTCTTCTTCAAAAGCCAATAGCAGTGTCGGGAGGATTAGACGCATATCCACGGGTGTGGCCGCCGTTCAGGCTAGTCCGAGCATTTTCTGTTTTGTGATTTATTCATTTATCGATTTATTTCCCTATgcattatttatattgttatagatataaataatatCTATACATTTAATTCTTTGCTATCACATTTGTAGAATATAGCCTTGTAGCTGACACTCCTTGCGCTTGTGTTTTGCCCTTGCAATTTATCATCTCCTCTACCCCTTGAGGATGAAGATGTATGTTCGGtcccttttttctctttaatttgtCGCTTTAAGTTTGTTTCTTAGCGTTTTTCAGTCATTTTGTTGCAGAAAAGAAGCTAATGCCGGCGCACTTACCAATTTCGAAGTACTCGATTTTCTACGATCTCGAGGGGCATCGAAGGATCCGACAAGAGTTATTGTTCCAATAGCACCATCTGAGTTCAAGGTTAAATTTTTGTAGCAAATTTTCTTTCCTATTTATACTTATTAGAAGAGTGAAAGCGGCATCTCTTACTGAGTTTTTCTTATTATGTTCTAGGTTTATGATTATTTGGTAGAGAGTGCCGCTTGCAATCAAACGAAAGAACATGTCAAGGAGTTCTTggaaaggtgtaaaagttataaacttGCAAAAGCTGAGGTGCTCAACATCATCAATCTCAGACCATCTGCATTAGTTGAAATTGACCCGGTAAAGCTTTTCTTTTACATGTTTCTATTCTTGTGATATATTGCTCAAGGTATCATCCATGGTTCAATCATGTTTTTAAAGCTAAGCTGCATTAGTTGAAGTCAACCCGGAAAAACTTTTCTTTAGTGATATATTGCTTGAGAACCATTCACTTATTCGTATCATCCATGGTCGAATCATGTTTTTAACACTAAGCTGCATTAGTTGAAATCAACCCTGAAGAACTTTTCTTTTACATGTTTCTATTCTAGTGATATATTGCTTGAGCACCATTTTCTTATTTGTATCATCCATGGTTGAATCTTGTTTTTAACGCTAAGCTGCATTAGTTGAAATCAACCCggaaaaactataattttacatGTTTCTATTCTAGTGTATATTGCTTGAGCACCATTATCTTATTCATATCATCCATGGTTGAGTCTTATTTTTCAACCTGAAAAAACTTTTCTTTTACATGTTTCTATTCTAGTGATATATTGCTTGACCACCATTATCTTATTCGTGTCATCCATGATCAAATCATGTTTTTTTATAGCTAAGCTGCGTTAGTTGAAATCTACCTGgaaaaacttttctttttcatgtttgTATTCTAGTGATATATTGCTTGAGAACCATTATCTTATTCGTATCATCCATGGTTGAGTCATGTTTTTAAAGCTAAGCTGCATTAATTGCAATCAACCCGAAAAAACTTTTCTTTTACATGATTCTATTCTAGTGATATATTGCTTGAACAGCTTGAACACCATTTTCTTTATTCGTATCATCCATAATTGAATCATGTTTTTCTATAGCTAAGCTGCATCAGTTGAAATTGACCCAGAAAAACTTTTCTTTTACATGTTTCTATTCTAGTGATATATTGCTTGACCACATTATCTTATTCGTATCATTTATGGTCAAATCATGTTTTTTATATAGCTAAGCTGCATTGTTTGAAATTGACCCAgaaaaacttttcttttttacatgTTTCTAGTGATATATTGCCTGAGCACCATTCAATTATTCATATCATCCATGGTAGGATAGTATTTTTAAAGCTAAGCTGCATTAGTTGAAATCAATCCAGTAAAGCTTATCTTTTACATGTTCCTATTCCTGTGATATATTGCTCGAGCACTGGTATCTTATTCATGTCATCCATGGTTGAATAAGGTTTTTATAGCTTGGCTGCATTTACTAGgatgtatgattttttttgtcaacTCTTATGCCAACAGTATGACATCTCGTGGTACGAATTCAAGTCATTTCTTCATGCCAAATAGTATGTCAAACATTGGAGCATAATATAATTGATTTGCAGAAGGGGAATGAGTTTATTACATAGCTATATTTGATTTGTCAAAGAACCATCTTTTTGAACCCAAAACTTAGTCTGGTTGGTTCATGCAGTCATGGGTTAAGAGTTCGAATTCCAACATCTGCAACCCCTTCTTTGCCGTCTTTGGTAATTGGCAATTGCTTTACTTAATTTGGCCTTTTCTCTCTCCAGATAATAGAGGAATCTGAGAAACGATTCGGAGAACAACTAGAAGAGCTTGTTAATTTGGTGGTAGAGGTGTTGCCAGAGCCTCCTACACGAAAACTTCCCGAACCAGAAAGCAATGAGGTTAAAGAAGACACCATGGATGGAAAAAACATGGATGAGGATAAAACGGAAACTGTAACAGTTGAACAGATCGACAAGGATCAAACAGAGCCAAATGAAGATGGTGAACAAATTGTGGTTAGTTAATGCCCATGCCTGATAATTACCATGACAATGGTGCTCCTGGTTTTGCATATATTTTATGAACTGAAGTTCATGCATTAGGAACCTCTATAACCAGTGGAATTATCcagttctttttttcttgatgCAGATGATATGTAAAGTTGAAACTCTATTTTGCTATATCATGCCCTTTAGCTATAACTTTCACAATAATTTTTGTACGACACATAAGTTTCATCTAAAGGTCTGTTTTAACAGCCGACACCCACTGctgcatttttttttcttattctacAACTGCAGCTCCTTCGGAAGCCCAAATTCGATGGATTTCTGGCTCAACACTTTCCTCATGATTTGCTTCAAATTGGAATGGACATTTAGCCAGTCTGGTACCTGTATTGTTGATACAAGAACTGGGAAATGATTATAAGACTATCATAAGTCTGGGCTAATAACAACAGGAACCatgaacaataaaaatataaagacatGGTATATAGTATAAGTGataaataaatcactacaaACTAATGCATAAATGTCTACATAATAatctcaaaaaaagaaaagaaaagaaaagagaagaacaAATTGATGTATCAATTTGATCAAATCATTGAATTTTGCATCTTAACCTCGCCATCATCAAATCAACTTGACAATGAATACTGActaatcaagaaaaaaaatgtcaaaagccACAAGAGACTCATTGTACCAATGATGAACAAAAGATTGAGTCTTAGATGACTTATTCTCCTCCTCATTTCGAATCTATCACCAGCGCTATGATCTATCATGATAAAGTCTTTTGAGAACGGTCCTTAATAGGTCTGGTGGCATTGTAAACTAAGGTAGTGAGAGAAATTATGAGAAAAAAGAGAGTtaagtgaatatatatatttatatattaaaagatattattgtaaatattcaaatacGAGTAGTAAGGTCTTGAGCTAATCTTTGgttaaacattgaaaatttgaatgcCATAATGCCCTTCAAATCCTCTTAGTCATTTTTCTATTGCAAAAGTTCTTGCTAAGAAGAATGTCAATGTTGTGGCAATTCCACTTGAAAGGTAGTGAATTGTCCCTACAACATGTCCTTGTATAATACTCAAGGCTCTAGGTTGAGTAGCAggaacaatttttaatttattacgaTTCCAAACGATAGATTCAATAAGTTATTGTCAATTATATAATCCATACAAAATCAGTACTTAAAAGAAGGCGGGGACAAAATAGTACCAACTTTACCCATAACGCATCTCAAtccataaatagaaaataatacgTTTTAGCGTACGTGAACTCATATTCTCctacattaacaataatattcataccaattgaactaaaactcaatccgctaatctttttatatttataaatccaaattcaaacctttgttttttactcaaaatcgaAAATTGAACATTCTGAATTCACGCAATGTTTGGCTTCTATATGCGGATGATGAGACGAGAGCTTACGTAAGCAAAGGCTTTGATTTAGACCCCCccacccccccaaaaaaaagaaCGCGGACCGGCCGGTCACCTCCTTCTCATGTTAAATGACCATAAAGCCCTCTCCACACTCCCTCACGTTTCTAAAAGAAATCGATTTTTTTTGGGCCCAAATAAATGGGAAGGGTTTATCTGTATTTTCACTTTCACATTCCAGCGAATTCTTAAAACTCGTCCCCAATTTCTCCGCTTATTAGCGTTGCCTGGAagcgttttttttttctttgtagaataaagtagattttttttttaatttgacggggaaaaaaaacaaacaaactatGACCATGGGTGCTGCAGACAAGGTAAATCTGTTTGTTTCATTGGAAAATTTGTTTACAGCATTAATTTTCCCGAGAAAATTTTTCTATGAGCAGTTTTTTTTCCCTCCTTTGGAGATGTAGTGTCGTGTTAATTGtttgcaattttttattttagtttttccttatTCAGAAGCTGCTGAATTtgagattatttattttaaagctaGTGATTtgaaagagttttttttttaatttaaaatcacaGCCAtggaattgaaaatttcagcTATTCGCATAACTTGGTAGACTGAAGCTTTATTGGGTTTCTCTATGGCGATTTTAGTTCTTTTTGGTTGGTGGGTTCAATTCAGATTTGGgggttaaatatattttgttcttaaattttAGTTGATATATTGCTTGTATCTTATATTTCAAAGATTGTAAgtcaaaattccaaattttttttttgtggtcaTTTTTAAAGAATTGGCTCGTCATATTGAGGATTTGATTGATAGACTTGTGCTCTTGTGTTTTAAGTACTCTTAATGGTTACTTGCAATGCATTGTTGTAAgaataaatgtaatattaacCAGCTAAATTCCTCTGATTCAATTTATTCTTCTCTATTTCAATCCTTGCTTATGATGTGGCATTATGGGGAGCAAGTTGGTTCATAAGATAGTTATTGGCGACTATTCAGTTCTCTTtgttcaatattttatatatgtttgatgaatgattggaaaaggaaatgagatTTTTTGTTGTGTCACTAACTTTTTGAGTTTTGTAGAGGGAGGAAGTGATTCAAGCATGGTACATGGATGATAGTGATGAAGATCAGAGGCTTCCCCATCACCGTGAACCTAAGGAATATGTATCCTTGGATAAACTTTCTGGTAAGCATCTTAGATAAGAAGCTATTGTTATTAGGTTATTCAAAGATTTTTGACATTGTACTCGTGTTTACCTTGCAGAGCTTGGAGTACTCAGCTGGCGATTGGATGCTGATAACtatgaaaatgatgaagagttgaagaaaatTCGTGAAGAACGAGGTTACTCCTACATGGTGtgtacctttttttttctctcaaaaagaATTTTCACATTTGATTGTGATGCAAACAAGTGCTTACGAGTAGGGTTTACTAACCATCAAAGAATGTTTTTTCTTCACTTGTTTGTTCGCCTCAATACCTGTTGATCATTCAGTATTTTGATAGTAGTGTATTAAAACAGAACTCTATTTAGTTTTCTTGTATGTCGTACTGTATGTTATTTAAGTTGTTCTTGCTTAATAGCCTATAATCAGATTGTACTGCACCCTTTTATTGACAAGATACTCTATTTCTTCAGGACTTCTGTGAGGTTTGCCCTGAGAAGCTTCCAAATTATGAGGAGaagataaaaaatttctttgaaGAACATCTTCATACTGATGAGGAGATCCGTTACTGTGTGGCAGGAAGTGGTAAGATCCCTTGATGACcttttttgttaaatgatagaCAATTTTTCTTTCTAAGCTGTcttattgtttatttctttgtgaaGGTTATTTTGATGTACGGGATCACAATGATAAATGGATTCGCGTGTGGGTGAAGAAAGGAGGCATGATAGTTTTACCTGCTGGAATTTATCATCGCTTTACTCTGGATACAGACAACTATATTAAGGTACTAAGCAACCCACCTACCTCGTCTTATTCTTTCAAAAAGCGCACTTATTTCGGATGCTTTTTTGTAGGAGGTTCCCCtcattcatttaataaatgagCATGAAAGGTTGATAATGTTTGAAATCAATAGTAGTGCTTGTgatattaagaaaattttaaatatatgcattTCTATCTCTCTCTGGGCCTTGACATTTCCTCGAAAATTTATCAATGTAGGCAATGCGGCTCTTTGTTGGTGATCCAATTTGGACTCCGTACAATCGTCCGCACGATCATCTTCCTGCAAGGTATGTTTCTTCCTTTGAATGTGGTGAAAAtctcttctttctcttcacATCTTTAGTAAAAGAGCATTTGAGATCTGCTTGATGacaaacattttattttgtgttGCAGGAAGGAGTATATCGAGAACTTTTTGCAGGAGGAAGGTGGTGGCCAAGCCGTTGATGCTGCCGCATAAAATCAGCATT of Gossypium raimondii isolate GPD5lz chromosome 3, ASM2569854v1, whole genome shotgun sequence contains these proteins:
- the LOC105796680 gene encoding uncharacterized protein LOC105796680 — encoded protein: MKIKEANAGALTNFEVLDFLRSRGASKDPTRVIVPIAPSEFKVYDYLVESAACNQTKEHVKEFLERCKSYKLAKAEVLNIINLRPSALVEIDPIIEESEKRFGEQLEELVNLVVEVLPEPPTRKLPEPESNEVKEDTMDGKNMDEDKTETVTVEQIDKDQTEPNEDGEQIVVS
- the LOC105796682 gene encoding acireductone dioxygenase 2, whose amino-acid sequence is MTMGAADKREEVIQAWYMDDSDEDQRLPHHREPKEYVSLDKLSELGVLSWRLDADNYENDEELKKIREERGYSYMDFCEVCPEKLPNYEEKIKNFFEEHLHTDEEIRYCVAGSGYFDVRDHNDKWIRVWVKKGGMIVLPAGIYHRFTLDTDNYIKAMRLFVGDPIWTPYNRPHDHLPARKEYIENFLQEEGGGQAVDAAA